A part of Fusarium graminearum PH-1 chromosome 3, whole genome shotgun sequence genomic DNA contains:
- a CDS encoding eukaryotic translation initiation factor 6 has translation MAVRAQFENSNEVGVFATLTNSYALVALGASENFYSVFEAELQDIVPTVRTTIAGTRIIGRLTAGNRKGLLVPTTTTDQELQHLRNSLPDSVRIQRIEERLSALGNVIVTNDHIALVHPDLERETEEIIADVLGVEVFRQTVADNVLVGSYMSLSNQGGLVHPKTPIQDQDELSSLLQVPLVAGSVNRGSNVVGAGMVVNDWLAVTGLDTTATELSVIESVFRLGEGQGPSNINTSMKDTMVESFY, from the exons ATGGCGGTTCGTGCTCAGTTCGAAAACTCCAACGA GGTCGGTGTCTTTGCCACCTTGACCAACTCTTATGCTCTGGTTGCCCTTGGTGCCAGTGAGAACTTCTACAG TGTCTTCGAGGCCGAACTTCAAGATATTGTCCCTACCGTTCGCACCACCATCGCCGGTACCCGTATCATTGGTCGCTTGACTGCCGGTAACCGAAAGGGTCTTCTCGTCCCTACCACCACAACCGACCAGGAGCTGCAGCACCTGCGTAATTCACTTCCCGATTCAGTCCGCATTCAGCGCATTGAGGAGCGCTTGTCAGCCCTTGGAAACGTCATCGTCACAAATGATCACATTGCTCTCGTCCATCCTGATCTGGAGCGCGAAACAGAAGAGATTATTGCAGATGTACTCGGCGTGGAAGTGTTCCGACAGACTGTCGCCGACAATGTTCTAGTGGGTAGTTACATGAGCCTTTCTAACCAGGGAGGTCTCGTGCACCCCAAGACTCCTATTCAAGATCAGGACGAGCTGTCTAGCTTGCTCCAGGTTCCTCTTGTCGCCGGTAGTGTCAACCGTGGTTCCAACGTTGTCGGCGCTGGAATGGTTGTCAACGATTGGCTTGCCGTTACTGGTCTCGACACCACCGCCACTGAGCTCAGCGTTATCGAGAGCGTGTTCCGCCTCGGCGAGGGCCAGGGTCccagcaacatcaacaccagcatgAAGGACACCATGGTCGAATCTTTCTACTAA
- a CDS encoding phosphatase PP2A regulatory subunit A: protein MADAPNSGDELYPIAVLIDELKHDDVLLRLNAIHRLSTIALALGAERTREELIPFLDESVEDEDEVLVALSEELGGFVEYVGGSQWGHVLLSPLENLAAIEEPVVRDKAVESLNKICSELSPQQVEEYFIPLTIRLAKADWFTSKVSGCGLFTTPYNKVSPPVQEQLRQQFGLLVHDETPMVRRQAATNLAKFVKEMPATIVVDEMIPLFQHLAQDDQDSVRLLTVEVLISIAEAVPKEQQASHGVLLTALRNLIEDKSWRVRYMIADRFEKIAKAVDEEVVSRDLVPAFVKLLKDNEAEVRTAIAGQIPGFCALVDRNVLLNDIMGSIEDLVSDTSQHVRAALGTQISGLAPILGKQETIDHLLPMFLQMLKDEFPEVRLHIISKLELVNQVIGIDLLSQSLLPAIVQLAEDKQWRVRLAIIEYIPLLASQLGVQFFDEKLSNLCMGWLGDTVFSIREAATHNLKKLTEVFGVEWASEAIIPKVMAMGNHPNYLYRMTTCFAISTLASVVSMDVIAKSILPMLDKLVSDDIPNIRFNVAKTYRVLISVLRRLPDEGTLYDLEKQGSEITPSPRGSELIQERVVPNLEKLQKDDDVDVRYFATTAAAEISGPIAGGEPMNTSP, encoded by the exons ATGGCTGACGCGCCCAACTCTGGCGATGAGCTGTACCCTATCGCCGTACTTATTGACGAGCTAAAG CACGATGATGTTTTGCTCCGTCTCAACGCCATCCACCGTCTCTCGACcattgctcttgctctcggCGCTGAACGAACTCGTGAGGAGCTCATCCCCTTCCTCGATG AGTCCgtggaggatgaagacgaggtcCTCGTTGCCCTGAGCGAGGAGCTTGGCGGCTTTGTCGAGTATGTTGGCGGTTCTCAGTGGGGTCACGTCCTGCTGTCTCCCCTTGAGAACCTCGCTGCTATCGAGGAGCCCGTGGTTCGTGACAAG GCCGTCGAGTCCTTGAACAAGATTTGCTCCGAGCTTTCGCCTCAACAAGTTGAGGAGTACTTCATTCCCCTCACAATCCGCCTCGCCAAGGCCGATTGGTTCACATCAAAGGTTTCGGGATGCGGTCTCTTCACAACTCCTTACAACAAGGTCTCCCCGCCTGTGCAAGAACAGCTGCGTCAGCAGTTCGGTCTGTTGGTCCACGATGAGACACCCATGGTTCGTCGCCAAGCTGCCACCAACCTCGCCAAGTTTGTCAAAGAGATGCCCGCCACCATCGTTGTCGACGAAATGATACCCCTTTTCCAACACCTCGCACAAGACGATCAGGATAGCGTCCGATTACTTACGGTCGAGGTTCTCATTTCCATCGCCGAAGCCGTTCCCAAAGAGCAGCAGGCCAGCCACGGTGTCCTGCTGACAGCTCTTCGCAATTTGATAGAGGATAAAAGTTGGAGAGTTCGCTACATGATCGCCGATAGATTCGAGAAG ATTGCCAAGGCCGTAGATGAGGAGGTTGTTTCCAGGGATCTTGTTCCTGCTTTCGttaagcttctcaaggacaacGAAGCCGAGGTGCGAACCGCTATTGCCGGCCAGATTCCTGGCTTCTGCGCTCTTGTCGACCGCAACGTTCTCCTCAACGACATTATGGGCAGCATCGAAGACCTCGTCTCTGACACTTCTCAACATGTTCGCGCTGCACTTGGCACTCAGATCAGTGGCTTGGCTCCTATTCTTGGAAAGCAAGA AACCATCGACCACCTTCTCCCCATGTTCCTTCAGATGCTCAAGGACGAGTTCCCTGAGGTCAGACTTCACATCATCTCGAAGCTCGAGCTTGTTAACCAAG TTATTGGCATCGACCTGCTCTCGCAGTCACTTCTTCCCGCAATTGTGCAACTCGCTGAGGATAAGCAATGGCGAGTACGACTTGCCATTATCGAGTACATCCCACTTCTGGCTAGCCAACTTGGTGTTCAATTCTTCGACGAGAAGCTCAGCAACTTGTGCATGGGCTGGCTTGGAGACACCGTCTTCTCGATCCGTGAAGCGGCCACCcacaacttgaagaagcttaCTGAGGTCTTTGGTGTCGAATGGGCTAGCGAGGCTATCATTCCCAAGGTCATGGCTATGGGTAACCACCCTAACTACCTTTACAGAATGACCACCTGTTTCGCCATCTCG ACATTGGCTAGTGTTGTGAGCATGGATGTTATTGCCAAGTCAATTCTGCCCAtgcttgacaagcttgtctctGACGATATCCCCAACATTCGCTTCAACGTGGCCAAGACATACCGCGTCCTCATTAGCGTGCTCCGACGTCTTCCTGACGAGGGCACCCTGTAcgacttggagaagcaggGTAGCGAGATCACGCCGTCGCCACGGGGCTCGGAGCTGATCCAAGAACGAGTTGTTCCTAACCTGGAGAAGTTGCAGAAGGACGACGATGTGGATGTGCGATACTTCGCAACAACAGCTGCTGCCGAGATTTCGGGTCCTATTGCTGGCGGAGAGCCTATGAATACATCTCCATAG